Proteins from a genomic interval of Stenotrophomonas sp. WZN-1:
- a CDS encoding L-serine ammonia-lyase: protein MAVSTFDVFKIGIGPSSSHTVGPMKAAERFIHRWLLDPGRLHEVARIRADVYGSLALTGRGHGTDKAILLGLEGQRPNLIDPDIIPATLERIRSSKRIQLMGQHEIAFDEKRDLGMNKRQKLPYHTNGMRFTAYNAEDEVIATRDYYSVGGGFVVNQDDAADDRIVPDETPLPYPFKSGDELLAQTARSGLSIAQLMFENEKCWRSEDEIRANLREIWSAMQSCVARGIREEGVLPGGLKVGRRAPALYRELSSKPEAAMRDPLTTLDWVNLYALAVNEENAAGGRVVTAPTNGAAGVLPAVLHYFDRFCPGANEQRVFDFLLTSAAIGILYKENASISGAEVGCQGEVGVACSMAAGGLVAALGGNPSQIENAAEIGMEHNLGLTCDPIGGLVQIPCIERNAMGAVKAINASRMAMRGDGKHKVSLDKVIKTMRDTGRDMQDKYKETSRGGLAVNVIEC, encoded by the coding sequence ATGGCTGTCAGCACGTTCGACGTTTTCAAGATCGGCATTGGCCCGAGTTCCTCGCACACCGTCGGGCCGATGAAGGCCGCCGAGCGATTCATCCATCGCTGGCTGCTCGATCCGGGCCGCCTGCACGAGGTCGCACGCATCCGCGCCGATGTCTATGGCTCGCTGGCGCTGACCGGCCGCGGCCATGGCACCGACAAGGCGATCCTGCTGGGCCTGGAGGGCCAGCGGCCGAACCTGATCGACCCGGACATCATCCCGGCCACTCTGGAGCGCATCCGCAGCAGCAAGCGCATCCAGTTGATGGGCCAGCATGAGATCGCCTTCGACGAGAAGCGCGACCTCGGCATGAACAAGCGCCAGAAGCTGCCGTACCACACCAACGGCATGCGCTTCACCGCGTACAACGCCGAGGACGAAGTGATCGCCACCCGCGATTACTACTCGGTCGGTGGCGGCTTCGTGGTCAACCAGGACGACGCCGCCGATGACCGCATCGTGCCCGACGAGACTCCGCTGCCCTATCCGTTCAAGAGCGGCGACGAGCTGCTGGCGCAGACCGCACGCAGCGGCCTGAGCATCGCCCAGCTGATGTTCGAGAACGAGAAGTGCTGGCGCAGCGAAGACGAGATCCGCGCCAACCTGCGCGAGATCTGGAGCGCGATGCAGTCGTGCGTCGCGCGTGGCATCCGCGAGGAAGGCGTGCTGCCGGGTGGCCTGAAGGTCGGCCGTCGCGCACCGGCGCTGTACCGTGAGCTGTCGTCGAAGCCGGAAGCGGCGATGCGCGATCCGCTCACCACGCTGGACTGGGTCAACCTGTACGCACTGGCGGTGAACGAAGAGAACGCCGCCGGTGGCCGCGTGGTGACCGCACCGACCAACGGCGCCGCTGGCGTGCTGCCGGCGGTGCTGCATTACTTCGACCGTTTCTGCCCCGGCGCCAACGAGCAGCGCGTGTTCGACTTCCTGCTGACCTCGGCGGCGATCGGCATCCTGTACAAGGAAAACGCTTCGATTTCCGGCGCCGAGGTGGGCTGCCAGGGCGAAGTGGGCGTGGCCTGCTCGATGGCGGCCGGTGGCCTGGTCGCGGCGCTGGGTGGCAACCCGAGCCAGATCGAGAACGCCGCGGAAATCGGCATGGAACACAACCTCGGCCTGACCTGCGACCCGATCGGCGGCCTGGTGCAGATTCCGTGCATCGAGCGCAACGCGATGGGCGCGGTGAAGGCGATCAATGCCTCGCGCATGGCGATGCGTGGCGACGGCAAGCACAAGGTGTCGCTGGACAAGGTCATCAAGACCATGCGCGATACCGGCCGCGACATGCAGGACAAGTACAAGGAAACCAGCCGCGGTGGCCTGGCGGTGAACGTCATCGAGTGCTGA
- a CDS encoding alpha/beta hydrolase has product MRVIAAALIACLPLPALAAPTYGPRLEGFDYGYPVKTFALESQRQPLEMAYLDIAPKKAPIGVVVLLHGKNFCAATWKESIKPLVAAGYRVIAPDQVGFCKSSKPERYQYTFAQLAANTHALLQQLQLGNVPVHLVGHSMGGMLAVRYALMFPQDLRSLSLVNPIGLEDWKALGVPWRSVDAWYAGEMNISYDSIRRYQLEVYYDGKWKPAYEPWARMQSGMYEGPGRQAVAWSQALASDMVFNQPVVYELKNLQVPTTLFIGQKDRTAIGRDQAPPAVKAALGNYPVLGKAAAAAIPGATLVEFAELGHSPQVQDPKQFNAALLKALKSR; this is encoded by the coding sequence ATGCGCGTGATCGCTGCCGCCCTGATTGCCTGCCTTCCGCTGCCTGCCCTGGCCGCGCCCACTTACGGGCCGCGGCTGGAGGGTTTCGATTACGGCTATCCGGTGAAGACCTTCGCGCTGGAGTCGCAGCGGCAGCCGCTGGAGATGGCGTACCTGGACATCGCGCCTAAGAAGGCGCCCATCGGCGTGGTGGTGCTGCTGCACGGCAAGAACTTCTGTGCCGCCACCTGGAAAGAATCCATCAAGCCGCTGGTTGCCGCTGGCTACCGGGTGATCGCCCCGGACCAGGTGGGTTTCTGCAAGTCCAGCAAGCCGGAGCGCTATCAGTACACGTTCGCGCAGCTGGCGGCCAATACCCATGCGCTGTTGCAGCAACTGCAGCTGGGGAATGTACCGGTGCACCTGGTCGGGCACTCGATGGGCGGCATGCTGGCGGTGCGCTACGCGCTGATGTTCCCGCAGGACCTGCGCAGCCTGTCGCTGGTCAATCCGATCGGCCTGGAAGACTGGAAGGCGCTGGGCGTCCCCTGGCGCAGCGTGGACGCGTGGTACGCCGGCGAAATGAACATCAGCTATGACAGCATCCGCCGCTACCAGCTGGAGGTGTACTACGACGGCAAATGGAAGCCGGCGTATGAGCCGTGGGCGCGGATGCAGTCGGGCATGTACGAAGGCCCAGGCAGGCAGGCCGTTGCATGGAGCCAGGCGCTGGCCTCGGACATGGTGTTCAACCAACCGGTGGTGTACGAACTGAAGAACCTGCAGGTGCCGACCACGCTGTTCATCGGCCAGAAAGACCGCACCGCGATCGGCCGCGACCAGGCACCGCCTGCGGTGAAGGCGGCGCTGGGCAACTATCCGGTACTCGGCAAGGCGGCGGCCGCAGCGATTCCCGGCGCGACGCTGGTCGAGTTCGCCGAACTGGGCCATTCGCCGCAGGTGCAGGACCCGAAGCAGTTCAACGCCGCATTGTTGAAGGCCTTGAAGTCCCGCTGA
- a CDS encoding homoserine dehydrogenase: protein MSALAADIPVLGAGRLALLGTGTVGTAFVQRYQALQARGLELPSVQWLANSRTALEIDRDLALPLELARRAPRDGHSSPPWASAEGLERGDVVVDATASEDVAARHVQWLARGVHVVTANKLGRGAQLARAQAIAESCADSGARYGDSATVGAGLPLLSSLRALVAGGDHIHAIEGVLSGSLAWLFHRYDGQSPFSAAVREALAAGYTEPDPRLDLSGEDVRRKLLILARSSGLALDASQVQVDSLVPDALAALPLEDAVAALEQLDAPLQARWQQARDNGRVLRFVGRVDDEGAQVGLRELPADHPLAQGAGTDNRVAIHSDRYRRQPLLIQGPGAGAEVTAAALLDDVLRIKG, encoded by the coding sequence ATGAGCGCGCTCGCCGCTGACATTCCCGTGCTGGGCGCGGGGCGCCTGGCACTGCTCGGTACAGGTACGGTGGGTACGGCCTTCGTACAGCGCTACCAGGCGCTGCAGGCACGCGGGTTGGAGCTGCCCAGCGTGCAGTGGCTGGCCAACTCGCGCACGGCGCTGGAGATCGATCGCGACCTGGCGCTGCCCTTGGAACTGGCACGCCGGGCACCACGCGATGGCCACAGTTCGCCACCGTGGGCGAGTGCCGAGGGGCTGGAGCGTGGCGACGTGGTGGTTGATGCCACGGCCAGTGAAGACGTGGCCGCCCGCCACGTGCAATGGCTGGCGCGCGGCGTGCACGTGGTGACCGCCAACAAGCTGGGCCGAGGCGCGCAGCTCGCCCGCGCGCAGGCCATTGCCGAAAGCTGTGCCGACAGTGGCGCACGTTATGGCGACAGCGCCACGGTGGGCGCCGGCCTGCCGCTGTTGAGCAGCCTGCGCGCGCTGGTGGCCGGTGGCGATCACATCCATGCCATCGAGGGCGTGCTGTCCGGTTCGCTGGCGTGGCTGTTCCATCGCTATGACGGCCAGTCGCCGTTCTCGGCGGCGGTGCGCGAGGCGCTGGCGGCCGGTTACACCGAACCCGATCCGCGCCTGGATCTGTCCGGCGAGGATGTGCGCCGCAAGCTGTTGATCCTGGCGCGCAGCAGCGGGCTGGCACTGGATGCGTCGCAGGTGCAGGTGGATTCGCTGGTGCCTGATGCGCTGGCGGCGTTGCCGCTGGAAGATGCCGTGGCTGCCTTGGAGCAGCTGGATGCGCCGCTGCAGGCGCGTTGGCAGCAGGCACGTGACAACGGTCGCGTGCTGCGTTTCGTTGGCCGTGTTGACGATGAAGGTGCGCAGGTAGGCCTGCGCGAGCTGCCGGCCGATCATCCCCTGGCGCAGGGCGCGGGCACCGACAACCGCGTGGCCATCCACAGCGATCGCTACCGCCGCCAGCCGTTGTTGATCCAGGGACCGGGCGCCGGCGCGGAAGTCACTGCGGCCGCGTTGCTGGATGACGTGCTGCGGATCAAGGGTTGA
- a CDS encoding O-succinylhomoserine (thiol)-lyase, which yields MSLHANEPSCSRTTAAVRAGIDRDTAHGAVTPPIVLSSNFSFEGFGNKRQYDYTRSGNPTRDLLGEALAELEGGAGGVITATGMGAINLVLNALLQPGDTLVVPHDAYGGSWRLFNALAKKGHFELVTADLTDPRALAQALATQPKLVLVETPSNPLLRVTDLRFVIDAAHKAGALVVVDNTFLSPALQQPLSFGADLVLHSTTKYINGHSDVVGGAVVARDPALHEQLVWWGNALGLTGSPFDAFLTLRGLRTLDARLRVHQENTASIVALLDQHPAVGAVYYPGLADHPGHAIAARQQHGFGAMLSFELAHCAGDDPHAAVRAFVDGLRCFTLAESLGGVESLIAHPATMTHAAMTAEARAAAGISEGLLRLSVGIEAERDLLADLSAALQRAEVVIDAAARRKQVVDA from the coding sequence ATGAGCCTGCACGCCAACGAGCCGTCCTGTAGTCGCACCACTGCCGCCGTCCGTGCCGGCATCGATCGGGACACCGCACATGGCGCGGTCACGCCGCCGATCGTGCTGTCGTCGAACTTCAGTTTTGAAGGCTTCGGCAACAAGCGCCAGTACGACTACACGCGCAGCGGCAACCCCACCCGCGACCTGCTGGGCGAAGCGCTGGCCGAACTGGAAGGCGGCGCCGGTGGCGTCATCACCGCGACCGGGATGGGTGCGATCAACCTGGTGCTGAACGCGTTGCTGCAGCCGGGCGATACCCTGGTGGTGCCGCACGATGCCTACGGCGGCAGCTGGCGCCTGTTCAACGCGCTGGCGAAGAAGGGCCACTTCGAACTGGTCACCGCCGACCTGACCGATCCGCGCGCACTGGCGCAGGCGCTGGCCACGCAACCGAAGCTGGTGCTGGTGGAAACCCCGTCCAATCCGCTGCTGCGCGTCACCGACCTGCGCTTCGTGATCGATGCCGCGCACAAGGCCGGTGCACTCGTGGTGGTCGACAACACCTTCCTGTCGCCGGCGCTGCAGCAGCCGCTGTCGTTTGGCGCGGACCTGGTGCTGCATTCCACCACCAAGTACATCAATGGCCACAGCGATGTGGTGGGCGGCGCGGTGGTCGCGCGCGATCCGGCGCTGCACGAGCAGCTGGTGTGGTGGGGCAATGCGCTGGGCCTGACCGGTTCGCCGTTCGATGCCTTCCTGACCCTGCGCGGCCTGCGCACGCTGGATGCGCGCCTGCGCGTGCACCAGGAAAACACTGCGTCGATCGTTGCCCTGCTGGACCAGCATCCGGCGGTCGGCGCGGTGTACTACCCGGGCCTGGCCGATCACCCGGGCCACGCCATCGCCGCGCGCCAGCAGCATGGCTTCGGCGCGATGCTGTCGTTCGAACTGGCGCACTGCGCCGGTGATGATCCGCATGCGGCGGTGCGTGCGTTTGTCGATGGCCTGCGCTGTTTCACCCTGGCCGAATCGCTGGGCGGCGTCGAAAGCCTGATCGCGCATCCGGCCACCATGACCCATGCAGCGATGACCGCCGAAGCACGCGCGGCGGCCGGCATCAGCGAAGGCCTGCTGCGCCTGTCGGTCGGCATCGAGGCCGAGCGTGACCTGCTGGCCGATCTGAGCGCTGCGCTGCAGCGTGCCGAAGTCGTGATCGATGCAGCGGCGCGTCGCAAACAGGTGGTGGATGCATGA
- a CDS encoding homoserine O-succinyltransferase — translation MSFAASTAHRPEPFVPVSVSVEDCVHAERGEFAAVLSMRHAGLSPVRLRYEWVGPASAPVVVLAGGISAHRHVASNAQFSEKGWAEDLVGSGRALDPQQLRVLAFDFIGADGALDVPIDTADQADALALLLDHLGIRALKAFVGYSYGALVGQQFAIRHRARVRQLVLASGAHRPHPYAAAWRALQRRAVALGQLQCGEDHGLALARQFAMLSYRTPEEFGERFDAAPEVINGRVRVAAEDYLDAAGAQYVARTPVTAYLRLSESIDLHRVDPTAILPPTVVVAVEGDRLVPLADLVGLVEGLGPRGSLRVLRSPYGHDAFLKETDRIDAILATAFRTSGESA, via the coding sequence ATGAGTTTCGCCGCCAGTACCGCGCATCGCCCCGAACCCTTTGTCCCCGTCAGCGTGTCGGTCGAAGACTGCGTGCATGCCGAGCGCGGTGAGTTCGCCGCGGTGCTGTCGATGCGCCACGCCGGCCTCAGCCCGGTGCGCCTGCGCTATGAGTGGGTCGGCCCGGCCAGTGCACCGGTGGTGGTGCTGGCCGGTGGCATTTCCGCCCACCGCCATGTGGCGTCCAACGCACAGTTCAGCGAGAAGGGCTGGGCCGAAGACCTGGTGGGCAGCGGGCGCGCGCTGGATCCGCAGCAGTTGCGGGTGCTGGCCTTCGATTTCATCGGTGCCGACGGTGCACTGGATGTGCCGATCGATACCGCCGACCAGGCCGATGCATTGGCGCTGCTGCTGGACCACCTCGGCATCCGCGCGCTGAAGGCATTCGTGGGCTACTCCTATGGCGCGCTGGTCGGCCAGCAGTTTGCGATCCGCCACCGTGCCCGCGTGCGCCAGCTGGTGCTGGCCAGCGGTGCACATCGCCCGCATCCGTATGCCGCCGCCTGGCGCGCACTGCAACGCCGTGCGGTTGCGCTGGGCCAGCTGCAGTGCGGTGAAGACCACGGGCTGGCGTTGGCCCGGCAGTTCGCCATGCTCAGCTACCGCACGCCGGAAGAGTTCGGCGAGCGCTTCGATGCTGCGCCGGAGGTCATCAATGGCCGCGTGCGCGTGGCTGCCGAAGACTATCTCGACGCGGCCGGTGCGCAGTACGTCGCGCGCACGCCGGTGACCGCCTACCTGCGCCTGTCCGAATCGATCGACCTGCACCGCGTCGATCCCACCGCGATCCTGCCGCCGACCGTGGTGGTGGCGGTGGAGGGCGACCGCCTGGTGCCGCTGGCCGACCTGGTCGGCCTGGTCGAAGGGCTGGGCCCGCGCGGCAGCCTGCGCGTGCTGCGCTCGCCCTATGGCCACGACGCCTTCCTCAAAGAAACCGATCGCATCGACGCGATCCTCGCCACCGCCTTCCGCACTTCTGGAGAGTCCGCATGA
- a CDS encoding M23 family metallopeptidase, with amino-acid sequence MPRLPLSCLLLTLLASATAHAGDWRQGWGLVSSPAPATRAGSAEGPPPMARLRLQAVGGQWQARIDNGLAGPLQIQLRAAPGHPVEGLPVESLIQGDSSLVVGHLPAPNDGRMLDLRLQSVPGNPAAQAEDVAYRLPFDAARLRVDQAPQGRFSHDDEENRDAVDFALPEGTLVLAAREGTVMQIQDGFRGNGQDRERDGARANFIRVLHSDGSMALYGHLQAGGMRVRRGQAIGAGQPIGLSGNSGYSSAPHLHFVVQVNRGMGLRSVPVRIFAEQGQLQFARQGDPNGGTGR; translated from the coding sequence ATGCCGCGCCTGCCCCTGTCCTGCCTGCTGTTGACTCTGCTGGCGAGCGCGACCGCACACGCCGGCGACTGGCGCCAGGGCTGGGGACTGGTTTCCTCGCCTGCCCCGGCAACCCGTGCAGGCAGCGCCGAGGGGCCCCCCCCCATGGCCCGGCTGCGCCTGCAAGCGGTCGGCGGGCAATGGCAGGCCCGGATCGATAACGGGCTGGCAGGGCCGCTGCAGATCCAGCTGCGCGCCGCCCCCGGACACCCGGTCGAAGGCCTGCCGGTCGAGTCGCTGATCCAAGGCGACAGCAGCCTGGTGGTCGGCCACCTGCCCGCCCCGAACGATGGCCGCATGCTCGATCTGCGCCTGCAGTCGGTGCCGGGCAACCCGGCCGCACAGGCCGAAGATGTCGCCTACCGCCTGCCGTTCGACGCGGCCCGCCTGCGCGTGGACCAGGCGCCGCAGGGACGCTTCAGCCATGACGACGAGGAGAACCGCGACGCGGTCGACTTCGCGCTGCCGGAGGGCACCCTGGTGCTGGCCGCGCGCGAGGGCACGGTGATGCAGATCCAGGATGGCTTCCGTGGCAACGGCCAGGACCGCGAGCGCGATGGTGCCCGCGCCAACTTCATCCGCGTGCTGCACAGCGACGGCAGCATGGCCCTGTACGGCCACCTGCAGGCCGGCGGCATGCGCGTGCGCCGCGGCCAGGCGATAGGGGCCGGACAGCCGATTGGCCTGTCCGGCAACAGCGGCTACAGCAGTGCCCCGCACCTGCACTTCGTGGTGCAGGTCAACCGCGGCATGGGCCTGCGTTCGGTGCCGGTGCGCATCTTCGCCGAGCAGGGGCAGCTGCAGTTCGCCCGCCAGGGCGACCCCAACGGCGGTACCGGGCGCTGA
- a CDS encoding peptide chain release factor 3 has translation MSEVANEASRRRTFAIISHPDAGKTTLTEKLLLFGGAIQMAGSVKGRKAARHATSDWMALEKERGISVTSSVMQFPYEGKIVNLLDTPGHADFGEDTYRVLTAVDSALMVIDVAKGVEERTIKLMEVCRLRDTPIMTFINKLDREGKDPIELLDEVETVLGVQCAPVTWPIGMGQRLKGVVHLLTGEVHLYEPGRNFTRQDSTIFPSIDAPGLAEKIGAQMLADLRDELELVQGASHPFDLDAYRAGKQTPVFFGSGVNNFGVQPLLDFFVEHAPSPQARSTTGREIAPEENKLTGFVFKIQANMDPQHRDRVAFMRVCSGRFSAGMKTFHVRTGKDMKLANALTFMASDREIAAEAWPGDVIGIHNHGTISIGDTFTEGEAVTFTGIPNFAPELFRRARLRDPLKLKQLQKGLAQLSEEGATQFFRPLTSNDLILGAVGVLQFDVAAYRLKDEYGVEATFEPVSVTTARWVHCSNEKKLEEFREKNALNLALDAAGHLVYLAPTRVNLQLAQERSPDVRFSATREAAHTVSVG, from the coding sequence ATGTCCGAAGTCGCCAACGAAGCGTCGCGTCGCCGCACCTTCGCCATCATTTCCCACCCTGACGCCGGCAAGACCACGCTGACCGAAAAGCTGCTGCTGTTCGGAGGCGCGATCCAGATGGCCGGTTCGGTCAAGGGCCGCAAGGCCGCCCGCCACGCCACGTCCGACTGGATGGCGCTGGAAAAGGAACGCGGCATCTCCGTCACCTCCTCGGTGATGCAGTTCCCGTACGAAGGCAAGATCGTCAACCTGCTCGACACCCCTGGCCACGCCGACTTCGGCGAGGACACCTACCGCGTGCTGACTGCGGTGGACTCGGCGCTGATGGTGATCGACGTGGCCAAGGGCGTGGAAGAGCGCACCATCAAGCTGATGGAAGTCTGCCGCCTGCGCGACACCCCGATCATGACCTTCATCAACAAGCTCGACCGCGAGGGCAAGGACCCGATCGAGCTGCTGGATGAAGTGGAAACCGTGCTCGGCGTCCAGTGCGCGCCGGTGACCTGGCCGATCGGCATGGGCCAGCGCCTGAAGGGCGTGGTCCACCTGCTGACCGGCGAAGTGCACCTGTACGAACCGGGCCGCAACTTCACCCGCCAGGACTCGACCATCTTCCCGTCCATCGATGCCCCCGGCCTGGCCGAGAAGATCGGTGCACAGATGCTGGCCGACCTGCGCGACGAGCTGGAACTGGTGCAGGGCGCCAGCCATCCGTTCGACCTGGATGCCTACCGCGCCGGCAAGCAGACCCCGGTGTTCTTCGGTTCCGGCGTGAACAACTTCGGCGTGCAGCCGCTGCTGGACTTCTTCGTCGAGCATGCTCCGTCGCCGCAGGCACGCTCCACCACCGGCCGCGAGATCGCCCCGGAGGAAAACAAGCTGACCGGCTTCGTGTTCAAGATCCAGGCCAACATGGACCCGCAGCACCGCGACCGCGTGGCCTTCATGCGGGTCTGCTCGGGCCGCTTCAGCGCCGGCATGAAGACCTTCCACGTGCGCACCGGCAAGGACATGAAGCTGGCCAACGCGCTGACCTTCATGGCCAGCGACCGCGAAATCGCCGCCGAGGCGTGGCCGGGCGATGTGATCGGTATCCACAACCACGGCACCATCTCCATCGGCGACACCTTCACCGAAGGCGAAGCGGTGACCTTCACCGGCATCCCCAACTTTGCCCCGGAACTGTTCCGCCGCGCCCGCCTGCGCGATCCGCTCAAGCTCAAGCAGTTGCAGAAGGGCCTGGCCCAGTTGTCCGAGGAAGGCGCGACCCAGTTCTTCCGCCCACTCACCAGCAACGACCTGATCCTGGGTGCGGTCGGCGTGCTGCAGTTCGACGTGGCCGCCTACCGCCTGAAGGACGAATACGGCGTGGAAGCCACCTTCGAGCCGGTCAGCGTGACCACTGCGCGTTGGGTCCACTGCAGCAACGAGAAGAAGCTGGAAGAGTTCCGCGAGAAGAACGCGCTCAACCTGGCGCTGGATGCGGCCGGCCACCTGGTCTACCTGGCACCGACCCGGGTCAACCTGCAACTGGCCCAGGAACGCTCGCCGGACGTGCGCTTCTCGGCCACCCGCGAAGCGGCACATACCGTTTCGGTGGGCTGA
- a CDS encoding hemolysin III family protein, which produces MSTTSVASIREEIASALTHGLGAVFALGAGAVLITLAAIYSDGWQLAGAIVFGIALLLLYTASTLYHAIQHPVAKGRLKVFDHCAIYVLIAGTYTPFTLIGLRGPWGWGLFAAIWTLALAGVVFKLFYTGRFKRLSTAIYVAMGWLVIVAVKPMLASIDGWTLGWLLAGGLSYTLGTYFYHRESIPYSHAIWHLFVIGGSVCHFVAVTMQVL; this is translated from the coding sequence ATGTCCACGACTTCCGTTGCTTCGATCCGCGAAGAAATCGCCAGCGCCCTGACCCACGGCCTCGGTGCCGTGTTCGCCCTGGGTGCCGGCGCTGTGCTGATCACCCTGGCCGCCATCTACAGCGATGGCTGGCAGCTGGCCGGTGCCATCGTGTTCGGCATCGCGCTGCTGCTGCTGTACACCGCCTCCACCCTCTACCACGCCATCCAGCACCCGGTCGCCAAGGGGCGGCTCAAGGTGTTCGACCACTGCGCGATCTACGTGCTGATCGCCGGCACCTACACCCCATTCACCCTGATCGGCCTGCGCGGCCCGTGGGGCTGGGGCCTGTTCGCCGCGATCTGGACCCTGGCCCTGGCCGGCGTGGTGTTCAAGCTGTTCTACACCGGCCGTTTCAAGCGCCTGTCCACCGCCATCTACGTCGCCATGGGCTGGCTGGTGATCGTCGCGGTCAAGCCGATGCTGGCCTCGATCGACGGCTGGACGCTGGGCTGGCTGCTGGCCGGCGGCCTGTCGTACACGCTGGGCACCTATTTCTACCACCGTGAATCGATCCCCTACTCGCATGCCATCTGGCACCTGTTCGTGATCGGTGGCAGCGTCTGTCACTTCGTCGCGGTCACCATGCAGGTGCTGTAG